The following coding sequences lie in one Methylotuvimicrobium alcaliphilum 20Z genomic window:
- a CDS encoding ABC transporter permease subunit encodes MTEPKSGASASLNAMTGFYPRWRLIKDSVARYGVIVGGLSIIAAIMLIFFYLLYVVWPLFIEPSAESVSRYLVPERALGDTAMLAVEEQNEVGVRFTENGRIIFFAAPTGQTLLIHSIVLPESARISSFADGGPEKNVAVYGLSDGRAIVLKHKYNVSYPENRRVITPVVDYPLGREPLVLDESGQALEKIAIRVDDDQTSLVAKTSDKRLILTSFEKRRSLFDDDEDFERTDSILDVPALDIAFILMDKDQRNLYLADSEGRLSFFDIADKSKPVIRQHLNVIEAGRKLTSMVFLNGSISLLIGDSGGLVAQWSVVRDARNNPAMQKIRSFKVSEQAIAGINAEQRRKGFIAVDTAGVAGIYNTTAERELIKTPVSNGMPKTVSMSPRANAFIVESEAGFMDFWSVENDHPEVSVKSLWQKVWYESYPKPDYIWQSSSASNDFEPKYSLTPLVFGTLKAAFYAMLIAVPLALMGAVYTAYFMAPRMRTLVKPGIEIMEALPTVILGFLAGLWLAPFVEEHLAGIFTLLLTMPPAVLVFAYLWQLLPGWVKHKIPDGWDAALLIPIILLSGWFAFSISVPLESWLFGGSLRHWLDAEWGIGYDQRNALVVGLAMGFAIIPTIFSIAEDAIFSVPRHLTVGSLALGATPWQTMTRVVLLTASPGIFSAIMIGLGRAVGETMIVLMATGNTPVMDLSIFQGMRTLSANIAVEMPESEVDSTHYRVLFLAALVLFLFTFVVNTLAELIRQRLREKYSSL; translated from the coding sequence GTCTCGCGCTACCTTGTACCGGAGCGCGCGCTTGGCGACACCGCTATGTTGGCGGTCGAGGAACAAAATGAAGTTGGCGTGCGCTTCACCGAAAATGGCCGGATTATTTTCTTTGCCGCGCCGACCGGTCAAACGCTTTTGATTCACTCAATCGTTTTACCTGAAAGCGCTCGAATTAGCAGTTTCGCCGATGGCGGTCCTGAGAAAAATGTTGCCGTGTATGGCTTGTCGGACGGCCGCGCGATCGTGCTGAAACACAAGTACAATGTGTCATACCCGGAAAATCGGCGGGTCATAACGCCTGTTGTCGATTATCCGTTGGGACGAGAACCGCTGGTTTTGGATGAGTCAGGCCAAGCGCTTGAAAAGATTGCAATTCGTGTCGATGACGATCAGACCTCGCTGGTCGCTAAAACGTCGGATAAACGATTGATATTGACGAGCTTCGAAAAGAGACGTTCGTTGTTCGATGATGATGAAGATTTCGAACGGACCGACAGCATACTCGATGTACCGGCTCTCGATATTGCGTTTATCTTGATGGACAAGGATCAACGCAATTTATATCTCGCCGATAGCGAAGGTCGTTTGAGTTTTTTCGATATTGCCGATAAGTCGAAACCGGTGATTCGCCAGCATCTGAATGTAATCGAAGCCGGTCGTAAATTGACCTCGATGGTCTTTTTGAACGGCAGTATTTCGTTATTGATCGGCGATTCGGGCGGACTGGTTGCGCAATGGAGCGTGGTCAGGGACGCCCGAAATAATCCGGCGATGCAAAAAATACGATCGTTCAAGGTATCGGAACAGGCGATTGCCGGCATCAATGCCGAGCAGCGCCGCAAAGGTTTTATCGCGGTCGATACCGCAGGCGTCGCCGGTATTTATAATACGACCGCAGAGCGGGAGTTGATTAAAACGCCGGTGTCGAATGGGATGCCGAAAACGGTTTCGATGTCGCCGCGAGCTAATGCGTTTATCGTCGAATCGGAGGCGGGCTTCATGGATTTTTGGTCGGTCGAAAACGATCATCCAGAGGTTTCCGTCAAATCGTTATGGCAAAAAGTCTGGTATGAAAGCTACCCGAAGCCCGACTATATTTGGCAGTCTTCCTCGGCGAGCAATGATTTCGAACCGAAATACAGTTTGACGCCGTTGGTGTTCGGCACCTTGAAAGCCGCTTTTTACGCGATGCTCATTGCGGTACCGCTGGCTTTGATGGGGGCGGTTTATACCGCTTATTTCATGGCCCCGCGCATGCGCACGTTGGTGAAACCCGGTATCGAGATTATGGAAGCGTTGCCGACCGTTATTTTGGGCTTTCTCGCAGGTCTTTGGCTCGCTCCGTTCGTCGAAGAGCATTTGGCCGGCATTTTCACGCTTTTGCTGACGATGCCGCCGGCGGTGCTGGTTTTCGCTTATCTATGGCAGTTATTACCGGGTTGGGTAAAGCATAAAATTCCGGATGGTTGGGATGCCGCCTTGTTAATCCCCATAATACTGTTGAGCGGCTGGTTTGCGTTTTCAATCAGCGTGCCTTTGGAATCATGGCTGTTCGGCGGCAGCCTGCGCCATTGGCTCGATGCCGAATGGGGTATCGGCTACGACCAACGAAATGCCTTGGTGGTGGGGTTGGCGATGGGCTTTGCGATCATTCCGACGATATTTTCGATCGCCGAGGATGCGATTTTTTCGGTTCCGAGACATTTAACGGTCGGTTCTCTCGCCTTGGGCGCGACGCCTTGGCAAACGATGACGCGCGTTGTGTTGTTGACGGCCAGTCCCGGGATTTTTTCGGCGATCATGATCGGACTCGGCCGGGCGGTCGGCGAAACGATGATCGTATTAATGGCGACCGGTAATACACCGGTGATGGATTTGAGTATATTCCAGGGTATGCGCACCTTATCGGCCAATATTGCGGTCGAGATGCCCGAGTCCGAAGTCGATAGCACACATTACCGAGTACTGTTTTTGGCTGCCTTGGTGTTATTTTTGTTTACCTTTGTCGTCAATACCTTGGCCGAGTTGATTCGCCAGCGCTTACGTGAAAAATACAGTTCCTTATGA
- the pstA gene encoding phosphate ABC transporter permease PstA, producing MIKQWFKSGSPWIWLNAAAVSTCLILVVGLLALIVFRGALHFWPSNVAEFIYMEDGRKQTVIGEVVDTSSTTALMARASGHAMADDADLLVQHLIKIGNRDLTGMDFRWILDRNIQSRQYPDDILVIERREWGNFYGYPVALKQEGQVIAEGPQVFPVVSERLRDALSVYKQIQRLEKKEIGAVNYGLERLRLKQRRLELNEQWDEAAKQLLAAERGEYERQYREYQTELQALYKTINRNSLVVKASDGREVDMPLAKLVRIYRPNTMSVWAKTGHYFEKIAEFLLDDPREANTEGGIFPAIFGTVMMVIIMSVIVTPLGVIAAIYMREYAKQGFTTRLIRIAVNNLAGVPSIVYGVFGLGFFVYILGGNIDQLFFPEAAPAPVFGTPGLLWASITLALLTLPVVIVSTEEGLSRIPKSIREGSLALGATKAETLWRTVLPMASPAMMTGLILAVARAAGEVAPLMLVGVVKLAPSLPLDGNFPFLHLDRKFMHLGFHIYDVGFQSPNVEAARPLVYATSLLLVVVIVGLNLSAVAIRNHLREKYRALEG from the coding sequence ATGATCAAACAATGGTTTAAAAGCGGTTCCCCGTGGATTTGGCTCAATGCCGCGGCAGTCAGCACTTGTCTGATTTTGGTGGTCGGTCTATTGGCGTTGATCGTGTTTCGTGGAGCCTTGCATTTTTGGCCGTCGAATGTCGCCGAGTTTATCTATATGGAAGACGGACGCAAGCAAACCGTCATCGGAGAGGTCGTTGATACAAGCTCTACAACGGCATTGATGGCACGCGCTTCAGGTCATGCGATGGCAGACGATGCCGATCTGCTGGTGCAACACCTGATAAAAATCGGCAACCGAGATTTGACCGGCATGGATTTTCGCTGGATTCTGGACCGTAATATTCAGAGCCGACAGTATCCGGACGATATTCTCGTGATCGAGCGGCGTGAATGGGGCAATTTTTACGGTTACCCGGTCGCACTCAAGCAAGAAGGGCAAGTGATCGCCGAAGGCCCGCAAGTATTTCCAGTCGTGTCGGAGCGATTACGTGATGCCTTGTCGGTTTATAAACAAATTCAACGGCTTGAAAAGAAGGAAATCGGCGCAGTGAATTACGGTTTGGAGCGACTGAGGCTTAAACAAAGACGCTTGGAATTGAACGAGCAATGGGATGAAGCAGCAAAACAATTGCTTGCCGCCGAACGCGGCGAGTACGAGCGGCAATACCGGGAATATCAGACCGAGTTGCAAGCGTTGTACAAGACGATCAACCGCAATTCCTTGGTGGTGAAGGCATCCGATGGGCGAGAAGTCGATATGCCTTTGGCTAAGTTGGTCAGAATTTATCGCCCGAATACGATGAGTGTTTGGGCTAAGACCGGGCATTATTTCGAAAAAATCGCCGAATTTTTGCTGGACGACCCGCGCGAGGCGAATACTGAAGGCGGCATATTTCCGGCAATCTTCGGTACCGTGATGATGGTCATCATTATGTCGGTGATCGTGACGCCGCTCGGCGTGATCGCGGCGATTTATATGCGAGAATATGCGAAGCAAGGCTTTACGACACGCTTGATTCGCATTGCGGTCAATAATCTGGCCGGCGTCCCGTCGATCGTCTACGGCGTGTTCGGCTTGGGTTTTTTTGTGTACATTCTAGGCGGTAATATAGACCAGCTGTTTTTTCCGGAAGCCGCTCCTGCACCGGTTTTCGGAACGCCGGGCTTATTGTGGGCGTCGATTACGCTGGCCTTATTGACATTGCCGGTCGTGATCGTGTCGACCGAGGAAGGCTTGTCGCGTATTCCGAAATCGATCCGCGAAGGCAGTTTGGCCTTGGGGGCGACGAAGGCCGAAACGTTGTGGCGAACCGTGTTGCCGATGGCGAGCCCGGCGATGATGACCGGTTTGATCTTGGCGGTCGCCAGGGCCGCCGGCGAAGTTGCGCCGCTGATGTTGGTCGGCGTCGTTAAATTAGCGCCATCGTTGCCGCTGGACGGCAATTTTCCATTTTTGCATTTGGATAGAAAATTTATGCATTTGGGTTTTCATATTTACGACGTCGGTTTTCAAAGTCCGAATGTCGAAGCGGCGAGGCCCTTGGTTTATGCCACATCCTTATTATTGGTCGTCGTGATCGTCGGATTGAATTTATCGGCGGTCGCGATCAGAAATCATCTGCGCGAAAAATACCGGGCTTTGGAAGGTTAA
- the pstB gene encoding phosphate ABC transporter ATP-binding protein PstB, with amino-acid sequence MLDLDALTQDKKSKGIDQEEVCIKVKNLNLFYGDQQALYGIDMHIPRQKVTAYIGPSGCGKSTLLRCINRMNDLVDNVRIEGKILLDDEDIYARSVNVAALRRRVGMVFQKPNPFPKSIYENVAYGLRIQGINDRRTLEETVEEALRGAALWDEVKDRLHDNALSMSGGQQQRLVIARAIAIEPEVLLLDEPASALDPISTLKIEELINELKEKYTIVIVTHNMQQAARVSDYTAFMYMGKLIEFDNTSHLFTNPLKKQTEDYITGRYG; translated from the coding sequence ATGCTCGATTTGGATGCGTTGACTCAAGATAAGAAGTCGAAAGGTATAGATCAAGAAGAAGTGTGCATCAAGGTGAAAAATCTGAATCTATTCTACGGCGATCAACAAGCTTTATATGGCATCGATATGCATATTCCTCGGCAAAAGGTGACTGCCTATATTGGTCCAAGCGGTTGCGGGAAATCCACATTGCTGCGCTGTATCAACCGCATGAACGACCTGGTCGATAATGTCAGAATCGAGGGCAAGATTTTGCTCGATGATGAAGATATTTATGCGAGATCGGTTAATGTCGCGGCGTTGCGTAGACGGGTCGGAATGGTGTTTCAAAAGCCCAATCCGTTTCCGAAGTCGATCTATGAAAACGTCGCTTACGGTTTGCGGATACAAGGTATCAATGATCGCAGAACACTCGAAGAGACCGTTGAGGAGGCTTTGCGCGGCGCGGCGCTTTGGGATGAGGTCAAAGATAGACTGCATGACAATGCTTTAAGTATGTCGGGCGGTCAGCAGCAAAGGCTCGTGATTGCTAGGGCAATTGCGATCGAGCCCGAGGTCTTGTTGCTGGACGAGCCGGCATCGGCTCTGGATCCTATTTCAACTCTGAAAATCGAAGAGTTGATCAACGAATTGAAAGAGAAATACACGATTGTGATTGTCACGCACAACATGCAACAAGCGGCACGCGTATCCGATTACACGGCGTTCATGTACATGGGCAAATTGATCGAATTCGACAATACTAGCCATTTGTTCACTAATCCGTTGAAAAAACAAACCGAGGATTACATCACCGGTCGTTACGGCTAA
- the phoU gene encoding phosphate signaling complex protein PhoU, whose translation MDINKIGHHISSHYNVELEDIRNSVLKMGGIVERQIELAALSFTSNDMEMAEQVIQQDDYVNRLEKQIDQACTEILAKRQPAAFDLRLLLSVIRTINDLERIGDEATKIAEMAIHLSDTEGKTRNEEYYEIQHLAELVMKMLRSALDSFARLNVESAVSVTAQDAMVDREYGSIIRQMVARMMEDPRNVRRTLDVLWTARALERIGDHACNICEHVIYMVKGEDVRHMSHEELERKIQG comes from the coding sequence ATGGATATCAATAAAATCGGACATCATATTTCGAGTCATTACAACGTAGAGCTCGAGGATATCCGTAACAGCGTTTTGAAGATGGGCGGTATTGTCGAAAGGCAAATCGAATTGGCGGCATTGTCGTTTACCAGCAACGACATGGAAATGGCCGAGCAAGTGATTCAGCAAGACGACTACGTCAACCGGCTCGAAAAGCAAATCGATCAGGCCTGTACCGAAATTTTAGCAAAGCGCCAGCCGGCCGCGTTCGATCTACGCTTGTTGTTGTCGGTGATTCGAACGATTAACGATTTGGAACGGATCGGCGATGAGGCGACTAAAATCGCGGAAATGGCGATTCATTTGAGCGATACCGAAGGCAAAACCCGGAATGAAGAATATTACGAAATTCAGCATCTGGCCGAATTGGTCATGAAAATGCTGCGTAGCGCCTTAGATTCCTTTGCACGTTTGAATGTCGAAAGCGCAGTATCGGTTACCGCCCAGGATGCCATGGTCGATCGCGAATACGGAAGTATTATTCGGCAAATGGTGGCGCGGATGATGGAAGACCCGCGTAATGTCAGGCGAACGCTTGATGTGTTGTGGACGGCGCGGGCGCTCGAAAGAATCGGCGATCATGCCTGTAATATCTGCGAACATGTAATATACATGGTTAAAGGAGAGGATGTCAGGCACATGAGCCACGAAGAACTGGAAAGAAAAATTCAAGGTTGA
- the rpoH gene encoding RNA polymerase sigma factor RpoH, with protein MSNALAFALPTNLSVGTFDTYLNAVAQTPTLSHEQERKLALRYRDEGDLEAAKELVMSNLRFVVHVARGYSGYGLPLPDIIQEGNVGLMKAVKRFDPDVGVRLVTFAVHWIRAEIHEYVIKNWRIVKIATTKAQRKLFFNLRKSKNNLGWLSHDEAKAVANDLGVDLKTVYEMEKRMDSSDMAFDMPHDEPSEESTYAFPVSYLEQHNSDPADLLENEQWQGYEENMLSEAMAELDERSLDILNSRWLSEEKATLHDLAARYNVSAERIRQLEKNAMNKLKAAFVLEA; from the coding sequence ATGAGTAACGCATTAGCCTTTGCCTTACCAACTAATCTTTCCGTAGGAACATTCGACACTTATTTGAATGCGGTCGCGCAAACGCCGACCTTGTCTCACGAACAAGAGCGCAAGCTGGCGCTTCGCTATCGCGATGAAGGCGATTTGGAAGCAGCGAAGGAGCTAGTTATGTCGAATCTTCGTTTTGTCGTTCATGTCGCGCGTGGATACAGCGGTTACGGACTACCGTTGCCCGACATCATTCAAGAAGGCAACGTCGGCCTAATGAAAGCCGTCAAACGCTTCGATCCCGATGTCGGGGTTCGCTTAGTGACCTTTGCCGTGCATTGGATCAGAGCGGAAATACATGAATACGTCATCAAAAACTGGCGTATCGTCAAAATCGCTACAACCAAAGCTCAGCGTAAACTGTTTTTTAATTTACGCAAATCGAAAAACAACCTAGGCTGGTTGTCGCACGACGAGGCGAAAGCTGTCGCCAACGATTTAGGCGTTGATCTCAAAACCGTTTATGAAATGGAAAAACGTATGGACAGTTCGGATATGGCTTTCGACATGCCGCATGACGAGCCGTCCGAAGAAAGCACTTACGCCTTTCCGGTCAGTTACTTAGAACAACATAACTCGGACCCAGCGGATCTGCTGGAAAACGAGCAATGGCAAGGTTATGAAGAAAACATGCTAAGCGAAGCAATGGCGGAGCTCGACGAGCGTAGTCTCGATATTCTCAATAGCCGCTGGCTAAGCGAAGAAAAAGCGACATTGCATGATTTGGCCGCACGCTACAACGTTTCAGCCGAGCGCATCCGGCAGTTGGAAAAAAACGCCATGAACAAGCTGAAAGCCGCATTCGTGCTGGAAGCATAA
- a CDS encoding DNA-3-methyladenine glycosylase I — MNKCRWALSSPLEEDYHDREWGVPVHDDRLLFEFLVLEGAQAGLSWSTILKKRDHFRAAFDNFDPVSVAGYDEAKISELLENPGIIRNRLKVNAAVTNARAFLNVKEEAGSFDAFLWDFVDGRPIQHAWRTHAELPANTPLSDRLSKELKIRGFKFVGSTICYAFMQAVGMVNDHTVDCFRYGEIARISD, encoded by the coding sequence ATGAACAAATGCCGATGGGCTTTGTCCAGCCCGCTTGAAGAGGACTATCACGACCGCGAATGGGGCGTGCCGGTGCATGACGACCGTCTGTTGTTCGAGTTTTTGGTTTTGGAGGGCGCCCAGGCGGGCTTGAGTTGGTCTACGATTTTAAAAAAACGCGACCATTTCAGGGCGGCGTTCGACAATTTCGATCCGGTATCGGTGGCCGGCTATGATGAGGCAAAGATTTCGGAGTTGCTGGAGAATCCAGGCATCATACGCAACCGGCTCAAAGTGAATGCCGCTGTGACCAATGCACGCGCTTTTTTGAACGTCAAAGAAGAAGCCGGGAGTTTCGATGCGTTTCTATGGGATTTTGTCGACGGCCGGCCAATCCAGCACGCGTGGCGGACGCACGCCGAGTTGCCGGCGAATACGCCTTTATCGGATCGGCTCAGTAAGGAATTGAAAATACGCGGTTTTAAATTCGTCGGCTCGACGATTTGCTATGCGTTCATGCAGGCCGTCGGCATGGTTAACGATCATACCGTCGATTGTTTCCGTTATGGGGAGATTGCGCGGATTTCGGATTGA
- a CDS encoding WYL domain-containing protein, whose translation MGNLLQPNLKWEQRHRLTLLEATVFWSGEISTGTLINYFGISRVQASKDLTLYQSLCPGNIRYDKYLKRYVVDDSFKPGFMDGTTGELLQVLKLQQQNGYETLIALVGNLPTVEIVNPLARQIDTRVLRGIVQAVRFKFELEISYQSLSSPEPKTLQINPHTLVFDGLRWHVRSFSVTHNDYRDFVLARIHRVSILGKADEPSFTDTLWNKWLTVEIGPHPGLNDAQKSVIERDFGMVDGKCVTQIRAALLSYFLLSMRIGKDDLHREAMEQQIVLLNRDEIKDFIFF comes from the coding sequence ATGGGTAATCTCTTGCAACCGAATTTAAAGTGGGAACAGCGTCATCGATTAACTTTGCTGGAAGCAACGGTGTTTTGGAGCGGCGAAATTTCGACCGGAACGTTGATTAATTATTTCGGCATCAGTCGAGTACAGGCATCGAAGGATTTGACGCTTTATCAATCGTTGTGTCCGGGGAATATTCGTTACGATAAGTATTTGAAACGCTATGTGGTCGACGATTCGTTTAAACCGGGTTTCATGGATGGAACGACCGGCGAGCTGTTACAGGTTTTAAAATTACAGCAACAAAACGGTTACGAAACCCTGATTGCATTAGTCGGTAACCTTCCAACCGTTGAAATCGTCAATCCGTTGGCACGGCAAATCGATACGCGAGTCTTGCGCGGCATTGTGCAGGCGGTGCGATTTAAATTCGAGCTGGAGATTTCATATCAATCGTTGTCCAGTCCTGAGCCTAAGACTTTGCAAATCAATCCTCATACTTTGGTGTTCGACGGTTTACGTTGGCACGTTCGGTCTTTCAGCGTAACTCACAACGACTACCGCGATTTCGTTCTGGCACGTATTCATCGCGTCTCTATTTTGGGTAAGGCTGACGAGCCCTCTTTCACAGACACTTTGTGGAACAAGTGGTTGACTGTCGAAATCGGTCCGCATCCGGGACTAAACGATGCGCAAAAAAGCGTGATCGAGCGCGATTTCGGGATGGTCGACGGTAAATGCGTTACTCAAATTCGGGCTGCCTTGTTGTCGTATTTTCTTTTGAGTATGCGAATCGGCAAGGACGATCTGCATCGGGAAGCGATGGAGCAGCAAATCGTGCTTTTGAATCGCGATGAGATCAAGGACTTTATCTTTTTTTAA